The following DNA comes from Sphingorhabdus sp. M41.
CAGGAAGTTGGCACTTCGGGTGTCACGGTCAACGCGATCTGCCCCGGCCTGATCCTGACCGACCTGATCATGCAGGGTGGCCCTGCGACGGCGGAAGGGCTCGGCATGACGTTCGATGAAATGATCGACATGTTCTCGCAGGAGAGCGCGCTCAAGCGGCCGGGCAAGGTCGAGGAGGTCGCGGCGATGGCGGTGCTGCTGGCATCGGAGGCGGGCGGCGGGATTACCGGCGGGACGCTGAGCGTCGATGGCGGCACCGCGCAATATTGAGGCGAGCTGCCTGAACCGGCGCTAGCATTCCCGACTTCAGGGCTCAGGGCAGCAGTTCTTTGCGCTTGCTGGCGACATCCTTCATGTCGGCCCAGGGATCGGCGGGCTTCCCGTCGGCTCGAGACACGGCCGCATCCGGCGCGGTCGCCACTTCGGCTGGCGGATCGGCGGCGACGCAATAAGCGGTGACCAGCACCATCGCTGACCACCACAGCGCGTTGCCGCGGCTGGCGAAGACTCGTGTGAGGCGGGGTCCGAACATGGCTTTGCCGATAGCATCCCCAGATTAACAACTTGTCGGCGTGAGCTCGCGAAATTGAATGCCAAATATTAGTATATTTCCCCATTATTCAGTTTCGGTTCATATTCGCCCGACTGCTAAATGTAGCTATCCACCTGTTATATATAGTTTTTCCAAAACTGGCACGCCCTGTGCAATGCTATTGGCATCTTCGCAAGATAATTTGCGAAGCAGCAGTTTAAACCAAAAAGGAAATTCAACATGACCAACGCAAACATCCAGAACCAAGTCGCCGCCGCTTTTGCCGCTCTTTTCACCGCCGCAATTTTCGTCAGCGCTTCGATCGCCCCCGCCATGAACAACGCTACCGCTCTGGTCGCTTAATCCACTGATAAAGGAACCCCGAATATGTTGTCCTCCAAATTTCAAAACCGTCTCGCCGCAGCCTTTGCCTCTTTTGTTTCGGCTGCCATCCTGCTCAGCGCCTCGATCGGCCCTGCAGTGAACAACAGCGCATCTTTGGTGATCTGATCACCGAAGATGCCCCGGGCGGCATCAACCGCCCACCTTTGTTTCTCCGCCATTCTGACCGCCAAGTTTAAGCTCTTTTAACATCTCCCCGCTATTTTCCAGCCGGTGAACAACATCCGCTGGCCCACCTTCATCCTGATCACCGTCGCCATGTGCACGGCGCTGTTTCTGGCGATCTTCCTCAGCGGCGGACCGGCCACCACCACAGCAGCGGTCGGCATCGATCCGAACCGCGCCAGCTTCGGCATCTGCTTTGGCCCGGACCGTTACAGCTGCGTCGTCGACGGCGACACGATCTGGTTCGAGGGCCGCAAAATCCGCATCGCCGATATCAACACCCCGGAAATATCCAGCCCCGGCTGCGCCGCCGAAGAGCGGCTCGGCCAGCAAGCCAAGGTCAGGCTGCAGGCTCTGCTCAACCAGGGCGCTTTCTCGCTGCAATCGATCGACCGCGATCAGGACCAATATGGCCGCGATCTGCGCATCATCACCCGCGACGGGCACAGTCTGGGCGAGACATTGGTCGCCGAGGGTCTCGCCGAACGATGGCAGGGCTATCGCCGCAACTGGTGCTAGGCCGCCTGCCCCGCCTTGCGCGACACCAGCCAGGCCAGCGCGAACATAGCCATGAACAATCCGTCGACCATAGCGCCGAAAAATACCGGGCCCATCGCCACCCGTCCCTGCGTATAGAGGATGGTCACCGGCAGGAAAAAGGACAGCTTCTCCAGTATCGAGATCGGGATCAGCGCGCGATAGCGGCCGGGATCGATGGCGATCAGGATGAAGATCAGCTGGAACACCAAAGCGATGCCGATGAAACCATAATAATATTCCGGTCGCGGACCGGCTTCGGCGAACAATCCGGGGACCAGCGCGAGGAAGCCCCAGGCGGCGGCGAGAGCAAAAATGATTCGGATGGATTTCATGGCGACTCCGGGTTGAACTTTACAAACTTTACAGTGTTAAAAGGAAAAATTCCTGCTCGCCCCAAAATCACGATTTATCGCATTTTTTCAAAAGGCTGGATCAAATTGGCGGCATAGTTTCTCATGACCCGGCCTTTAGCATAAAGGCCGGATGTAGGACAGAGCACGCGCCGGAAAATTGCCAACAGGATAGCAAATCCGGCGCGGCGTGATATTGGGCGTTCATGGAAAAATATCGTCACATAATCGGCTGGGGCGCGATCGTCGTTGCGGCGCTCAACTTTCTCCCGCTGCCCCTGCCCGCGCTGCCACCGATGCTGACCGGCTCGATGCTGCTGCTGTTGCCCGGCCTTGGTCCGATCCTGATGATGCTGTCGCCGATGCTGCTCTTTGCCGCTGGCATCGGTCTGGTGAAAGGCTGGGATGGCGGGCGGAAGCTGTTTGTTGTCTGGTCGGTGATTGGCGGATTGTCGGCGCTTGCGGGGCTGGAATATGATCTGGTGCGGGCAGTGGTGGATCTGGCGGTGATTGGGGCTTCGCTGACTGTGGTGCTTTGGGGTGACTGGCGAAGGTTGTTGCCGCGGCGCTAGGGATGTTCGGTTGAAATTGCCCTCTCCCATAGGGAGAGGCAACGAAGACTTCCCCGGATGAAATCCGGGGTTAGTCGTAGTCGATGAGGGGTTGTGCACTTCGGGAGGTTCCGACCCCTCACCGAGTTGCGCTAGTCAGACAAGCTGACAAGCTGACAAGCTCCACTTGCCTCTCCCTATGGGAGAGGGCAATAATCCGGCCCGTTGTTCATTTTCAAATACCAGCTCACCGCCCGCGATAAGGTTCGCAGGCTATGCCGTCACCATCCCGATCCAGTTCGAACCGATAGCCTGGGTCACCAACATATAGCGGCGCAGCGCCGGCGCTACGGGCGGCGGTGCAATTGGGATAATAGGCGCTGGATTGCGGCCGCTGGGCGAAACTCTGCACCATTTCGGCCTGCGCCGGTCGGGACAGACCGCCCGGCTCGTAAAAATAGACGCCGCAGAAGGTCAGGCCGATCAGCTGGATCATCGCGATATTCTGCAATCTGCCATTGAACGGTTGCTTGCGGGTCTTGTGGCGGAACAAAGCCCGGCCGGCATAAGCGCCCAGTGATCCGCCGAACAGCGCCAGTTTCAACAGCGTTGCCTCCGACACCCGCCACCGGAATTTTTCCGCCTGGATCTTGTCCCAGCCGAACAGGACGAACGTCCAGGCGTTGATCAGGATGAAAGCCAGCAGAATGTTGGGCGCGGTCAACATGATGCGAATGTATCGGGGGATGTTTAAAAACTGGTGAAAGGTGCGTTTGGGGTAAGAGGTCCGACAAGAGCAGTCGTCATCCTGAACTTGTTCCAGGACCTCCATCGGCAGCGCGCGAACCTTGAGGGATCCTGAAACGAGTTCAGGATGACAAAGGATGGATGGCGAAGGATGGATGACGATATGTCGCGTTACGCTTTGCCCCGCTTGCCATCGACGCTCCAGATGCCGGCGCCGCGGGTGGCGATGTACAGGAAGAGGAAGCAGTAGAGCGCGATCGTCTCGCCGCCATTGGCGATCGGGAACAGGCCCTGCGAGCCGTGCGCCATCCAGTAGCCGACCG
Coding sequences within:
- a CDS encoding thermonuclease family protein, giving the protein MNNIRWPTFILITVAMCTALFLAIFLSGGPATTTAAVGIDPNRASFGICFGPDRYSCVVDGDTIWFEGRKIRIADINTPEISSPGCAAEERLGQQAKVRLQALLNQGAFSLQSIDRDQDQYGRDLRIITRDGHSLGETLVAEGLAERWQGYRRNWC
- a CDS encoding DUF1294 domain-containing protein, with the protein product MLTAPNILLAFILINAWTFVLFGWDKIQAEKFRWRVSEATLLKLALFGGSLGAYAGRALFRHKTRKQPFNGRLQNIAMIQLIGLTFCGVYFYEPGGLSRPAQAEMVQSFAQRPQSSAYYPNCTAARSAGAAPLYVGDPGYRFELDRDGDGIACEPYRGR